From a single Azospirillum fermentarium genomic region:
- a CDS encoding FtsB family cell division protein, with the protein MTDVLARAARSVLRQVIGPAIGASIVAYFIYYAVQGDRGVIALRHLQSEITEAQKVLDDVKGERMRMERRAQLLRDDNLDPDMLEERARAMLNLTHPNEVIVPLPALPKEADSQAAPKPLAKN; encoded by the coding sequence ATGACCGACGTTCTGGCCCGCGCGGCCAGGAGCGTGCTTCGCCAGGTGATCGGGCCTGCGATCGGGGCTTCGATCGTGGCCTACTTCATCTATTACGCCGTTCAGGGTGACCGGGGGGTCATCGCGTTGCGCCATCTCCAGTCGGAAATCACCGAAGCGCAGAAAGTCCTCGACGATGTGAAGGGCGAGCGGATGCGCATGGAACGCCGCGCCCAGCTTCTGCGCGACGACAATCTGGACCCCGACATGCTGGAAGAACGGGCCCGCGCCATGCTGAACCTGACTCACCCAAACGAGGTCATCGTTCCGCTGCCGGCTCTGCCGAAAGAGGCCGATTCGCAGGCGGCGCCAAAGCCGCTCGCCAAGAATTAA